A window of Pullulanibacillus sp. KACC 23026 genomic DNA:
AACAAATACGTTGAAGAAGTCGGCAGCATGAATATCTTCTTTAAGATTAACGGGGAAGTCGTCACCCCTCAATTAAATGGAAGTATTTTAGATGGCGTGACACGGGATTCTGTCATTGATTTGCTAAAGCATTGGAACGTACCCGTACGTGAGACACGCATTTCGATCAAAGAAGTTTTCGAAGCTCATGCTCGCGGTGAATTGGAGGAGGTTTTCGGTTCCGGGACCGCTGCTGTCATCTCTCCTGTGGGTGAATTGAATTGGAACGGGGACATTATTACGGTAGGTGACCAGAAAATTGGCCCGCTCTCCCAGCGCTTATATGATGCGATTACAGGGATTCAAACAGGTAAAGTTGCCGACCCATTTGATTGGACATTAGACGTTACGAGCGTAAAGGTTTATTAAGCCAATCCAAACATGCAGGTGTCCAAAGAGACACCTGCACTTTTTAAATTCTTTTAATTGAATAGCCTTTTTAACTGTTCAGGGACTGGACGGCTTTTTCGCGTCGCTTCATCCATTGTCACACTTGTTACAAGGGCATCCGCACAAAGTTCGTCAGCCTGATTCCAAATCTCTTGACGAAGGACATAGCTTGTACAGCCCACTTTTTCAGGAATCGTCGTCACCACGAGAACATCCCCTTGCCGGCATTCCTTCCTATAATTGATGTTAATATTAACAGTAACCGTCTGGATTCCCATTTCAAGGAAGGTTTGGTAGGACAAACCTGCTTTCTCATACCACTCTTCTCTTCCCCACTCAAGATATTCAAGATATTTAGCATTGTTAACATGGCCGTTCACATCGATCTCTGTGGATCTAACAATGAGTTCCAGTGAGACTTTCATTCTTCCTCTCCTCTCTATTTAGAAAAATCAAAACACTTGAAGCCAACATTTTTTTAGTTTAAAGTTAAAAAGTAAATGATTAGAGGACTTTCTATTATCCATCTGATTTTATTCTACTATAAATGAACTTAAGAAAGGCGGGAGTAAAATGACCCATTCCAATACAGCGAACAGCCTTATTAGAACGATTGCGCCATTTCGCGCTGACCAAGTTGGAAGTTTGCTTCGTCCGCAGGCTATTAAAGAAGCACGCTTAAAGAAGGCATCAGGCGAGATCTCTCTTCAAGACCTTCGTGAGATTGAAAATCGTGAAATTAAACGCGTTATTGAAAAACAAAAAGAGATTGGTTTAAAAGCGGTGACAGACGGTGAATTTCGCCGTGCCTATTGGCATTTTGATTTTCTTGAAAATTTAGTCGGCTGTGAGGGTTATGAGCCGGATGAAGGCCTCAAATTTCACGGAACCGAAAGCAAGCCTCACGGAGTTAAGATTACCGGCAAGCTTGATTTTGGCAACCATCCGATGCTTGATGATTTCCGCTTTGTTCAGGATCATGCAGGTGAGCATACAGCCAAAATGACGATTCCAAGCCCTAATATGCTTCACGCACGAGCTAAAATAGAATATGAGCCTTACCAAGATACTGCCCTCTTATTAAACGACTTGGCCATTGCCTATCAAAAAGGTATACAAGCCTTTTATGAGGCAGGCTGCCGCTATCTCCAATTAGATGACACTTCCTGGGCGATTTTCTTCTCAGAGAGTGGACTTGAGAAAATCCGTTCAATGGGACAAGAACCAGCTGAGCTCCGTGCTCTCTACGCAAAAGCAATCAATGACGCAATCGCTAAGAAGCCGGATGACATGGTTATAACCATGCACATCTGCCGCGGGAATTTCCAATCGACCTTTATGAGCTCAGGCGGTTACGAAGGGGCAAGTGAAACAATTTTTAGTGAGCTTAATGTTGACGGCTTATTCCTTGAATTTGATGATGAGCGCTCAGGTGGTTTTGAACCACTTCGCTTTGTCAATCGCCCAAGTCTTCAGGTTGTTCTCGGCCTGATTACGTCTAAGTTCGGTGAGTTAGAGAACCCTGACGACATTAAGCGTCGTATTGAAGCCGCCTCTAAATATGTGGGTCTTGACCAGCTCTGTCTCAGCCCTCAATGCGGTTTTGCCTCAACAGAAGAAGGAAACCGTCTAACCGAAGAGCAACAGTGGGCTAAGCTAAGCCACGTTATCAACATTGCTCAAGACGTTTGGAAATAATCAAAAGTCTCTAGCAAAAAAGACTGAACCTTAATGGCTCAGTCTTTTTTTACTCGTATTAAACTTAATAGGGCCTTCAGCTACCCGATTACGATTACACAGGTATCCAGTTATTTTTAAGTGCCATAACAGCCGCACTTGTGCGATCTTTTACTTGCAGTTTTGTTAAAATACTGCTCACATGATTTTTTACCGTCTTATCCGTTATGTATAGACGTGATGCAATCTCATGATTACTGCAACCCTGAGAGATCAGCTCTAATACATCCCACTCTCTTAAAGTAAGGACGTCCACCGGTTTATCGGTTTCGCAGCCGATCAAGCCTACATAACTGTTAAGGAGAATCTCACCAATGGTTGGACTGATATAAATGCCATCGTTCTTCAGAATGACTTCTAAAGCGTATAATAATTCTTCTTTGTCCATTCCATTATAGAAATAGCCACTTAATTTCTTCTTAAACGCTTCTCTTAATAACTCATTCTGTCGATTGGCTGCCCAAACAACGGCTTTGACATTAAAGTTTTTACACATATTTAATATCTCAAGGATATCGACATGTGTCTGCAAATCAACGATAACTAGACTAGCATGAATAATTCGCTCAGACAGTATCACATGCCTCTGACTGGAACTGTGCGTCACAACAGTATAACCAGCATCTTCAAGAGTCCCGACAATACCATCCGTTAATATACTTTCTTCTTTCACCAATACAATATGCTTTTTCATCTTCATCACCCGAATATAAGAATTTGGCAACCCGGCTACCATAACTTCTGTTTTAGGCCCGTGGTTTTGCGTCCTTGTCTTTCGATCAAGTTTGCTATTTACAAATTATTCGTGACAATTTAACTTTAACTTATTCGTTAACTTAATTCAAGCAAACTCTTACAATTGTAATAAAATAACTCGTTTTTGTAAACTTTTGATCTTATCAAATTCCTATATAACATTGGTCGAAAAAGCAACCATCCAGCAGGAAACCTCTTAAAAGTTAAAACTCTTTACTTTATACCCTAATATTACTAAGACAAAACCTTCTTTTTCTATAAAAGTAGGTTTTTTTCTATAAATTTAATGATAGCTATTAGTAGGCATGACTCGCAACTATTTTGGCTCGATTTTGTTGCCATTTTGAAATCTTATTGTAACTCTTCTACCCCTATGTTGAGAAAACGAGAAACGAATACTATTAATAGACAATAGAGACAGAAGGAGTACTCAATGATTACAGCACACATAAAACCAATAATTGATGAAGACTTAAAAGAAAATCCATTATTCCATACACTTGAAATCCACATGCAGCGTCTAGGCTTTCTGGTTCCTTTTCGCGAGCAGTTAAATTGGACAAAACCCATCGATTCGATTGAATTAGGTGAGGAAAAAGACCTAAAAGG
This region includes:
- a CDS encoding thioesterase family protein, coding for MKVSLELIVRSTEIDVNGHVNNAKYLEYLEWGREEWYEKAGLSYQTFLEMGIQTVTVNININYRKECRQGDVLVVTTIPEKVGCTSYVLRQEIWNQADELCADALVTSVTMDEATRKSRPVPEQLKRLFN
- a CDS encoding 5-methyltetrahydropteroyltriglutamate--homocysteine S-methyltransferase, which encodes MTHSNTANSLIRTIAPFRADQVGSLLRPQAIKEARLKKASGEISLQDLREIENREIKRVIEKQKEIGLKAVTDGEFRRAYWHFDFLENLVGCEGYEPDEGLKFHGTESKPHGVKITGKLDFGNHPMLDDFRFVQDHAGEHTAKMTIPSPNMLHARAKIEYEPYQDTALLLNDLAIAYQKGIQAFYEAGCRYLQLDDTSWAIFFSESGLEKIRSMGQEPAELRALYAKAINDAIAKKPDDMVITMHICRGNFQSTFMSSGGYEGASETIFSELNVDGLFLEFDDERSGGFEPLRFVNRPSLQVVLGLITSKFGELENPDDIKRRIEAASKYVGLDQLCLSPQCGFASTEEGNRLTEEQQWAKLSHVINIAQDVWK
- a CDS encoding response regulator transcription factor — protein: MKKHIVLVKEESILTDGIVGTLEDAGYTVVTHSSSQRHVILSERIIHASLVIVDLQTHVDILEILNMCKNFNVKAVVWAANRQNELLREAFKKKLSGYFYNGMDKEELLYALEVILKNDGIYISPTIGEILLNSYVGLIGCETDKPVDVLTLREWDVLELISQGCSNHEIASRLYITDKTVKNHVSSILTKLQVKDRTSAAVMALKNNWIPV